One genomic window of Kosmotoga olearia TBF 19.5.1 includes the following:
- a CDS encoding TldD/PmbA family protein, translated as MTFENFKKMVFEYAAAKKTNDFEIYIKKTHEFDVSIQKGEIEKYKDATTLGVSFKVLKDGKVGYSFSEVLDEQAVKLLVDEALENVTVIESEESDFLHDGSGEYTDFPTLYLGEFDRLTTREKIKIAMELEKTIINSHQEIFMLPYNAFNHRTSETYIANSSGMEMYSRSDGGYAYVMALGKKNGSPKSAFYFTAGKSLQDLELSNIPIRISRDIELLLTAKPVKSGKYAVIFRNDAFGSLLAAFAQMFSAKSVQKGLSLLKDQLGKKIASEKFTLIDDSFLKMSPVSRTFDDQGVPTRKKAIIENGELKTYLYDLKTARIDNRESTGNALKIGSYKDPTSISYFNLVLGNSGIPFEDMVKAIERGLVIIELDGLHSGTNPISGDFSLGARGFLIENGRIVGGVEGITVSGNILGVLKNIVETGNDAKFSLPGITGFSSFAFLPSVLVEEIDVAGL; from the coding sequence ATGACGTTCGAGAATTTTAAGAAAATGGTTTTTGAGTACGCAGCCGCTAAGAAAACCAATGATTTTGAAATCTACATAAAGAAAACACACGAATTTGATGTCAGTATTCAGAAGGGTGAAATTGAGAAATACAAAGATGCTACAACATTGGGAGTGAGTTTCAAAGTTCTCAAAGATGGAAAGGTGGGTTATTCTTTTTCCGAGGTGCTGGACGAGCAAGCGGTGAAACTGCTTGTTGATGAAGCACTGGAAAATGTAACAGTAATAGAGTCTGAGGAGTCCGACTTTCTTCACGATGGTTCAGGAGAGTACACTGACTTTCCCACCCTTTATCTCGGAGAATTTGATAGACTGACAACACGCGAAAAAATCAAAATAGCGATGGAACTTGAAAAAACGATTATCAATTCGCACCAGGAGATCTTTATGCTTCCCTATAATGCATTCAACCACAGGACATCAGAGACCTACATAGCCAATTCCTCTGGAATGGAAATGTATTCCAGGTCAGATGGTGGATATGCTTACGTTATGGCATTGGGTAAAAAGAACGGGTCGCCAAAGAGTGCTTTTTACTTCACGGCAGGAAAAAGTCTACAAGATCTTGAGCTTTCAAATATCCCCATAAGAATTTCCCGTGATATAGAACTGCTTCTCACTGCCAAACCTGTAAAGAGCGGTAAATACGCCGTTATTTTTAGAAACGATGCCTTTGGTTCGCTCCTGGCAGCTTTTGCTCAGATGTTCTCAGCTAAATCAGTGCAAAAAGGTCTTTCTCTCTTGAAAGATCAGCTTGGGAAAAAAATTGCTTCCGAAAAATTCACCTTGATTGACGACTCATTTTTGAAGATGAGCCCTGTTAGCAGAACCTTTGACGATCAAGGCGTACCAACAAGGAAAAAAGCAATAATCGAAAATGGAGAATTGAAAACCTATCTGTACGATTTAAAAACTGCTAGAATCGACAATCGTGAGTCAACGGGTAACGCTTTGAAGATAGGAAGCTACAAAGATCCTACAAGTATTTCTTATTTCAATCTTGTACTTGGAAATAGTGGAATCCCCTTCGAAGATATGGTAAAAGCTATCGAAAGAGGTCTGGTAATCATTGAACTTGATGGATTGCATTCAGGAACCAATCCGATTTCTGGCGATTTTTCCCTTGGTGCCAGAGGCTTTTTGATAGAAAACGGAAGGATTGTTGGAGGCGTTGAAGGGATAACAGTATCCGGTAACATCCTCGGCGTTTTGAAGAATATTGTCGAAACAGGTAACGATGCAAAGTTTTCCTTGCCAGGTATAACAGGATTCTCCTCATTTGCATTCCTTCCCTCAGTTTTAGTAGAGGAGATCGATGTAGCCGGGCTCTAA
- a CDS encoding hydrogenase maturation nickel metallochaperone HypA produces MHHELSIAERVKIFIEQNFKPEEFGNIEKIVIGIGKLVVADKNQIEEAFNVIKKESDFPDLEIKFITDELLFECKDCGKKFSSQGYEIHCPYCGGDLRVLSCDEVYIKEVVFK; encoded by the coding sequence ATGCATCATGAATTATCGATAGCTGAAAGGGTGAAGATATTCATCGAACAGAATTTCAAGCCCGAAGAGTTCGGGAATATCGAAAAAATTGTTATCGGGATAGGAAAACTAGTTGTGGCAGACAAAAATCAGATCGAAGAAGCTTTCAACGTGATTAAAAAAGAGTCAGATTTCCCAGATCTTGAAATCAAATTTATTACTGACGAACTTCTCTTTGAATGCAAAGATTGTGGAAAGAAGTTTTCATCCCAGGGCTATGAAATTCACTGCCCTTATTGTGGAGGGGATCTTAGGGTGCTTTCGTGTGATGAGGTTTATATAAAAGAGGTTGTTTTTAAGTAG
- the hypE gene encoding hydrogenase expression/formation protein HypE — MEEKGSDSLKERIITLHHNSGKKQFKLLKHIEKLLGSTLVSTENDSGFLEEVVDTVTTDSFTISPVFFPGGDIGKLSVCGSINDLVMTGAKPKYITLSVVLEEGFEFSRLDKIIDSIRKELDENGVKIIAGDTKVMEHGALDKIVINTTCLGEVLYEKLCVKRIETNDLIIITGPIGLHGAAIMAERKGFQIDFQSDCRVLTKLLAVIKGLRVHAMRDPTRGGLAQILNEFSHSTKRNFAIYEDKLPIPGGVKTVSEILGIDPLYLACEGTAVIICHPEDAQDLLERLKNAGFDPSTIGFVGGIIERPLLILKTRNGAKRVLPMLVEELTPRIC; from the coding sequence ATGGAAGAAAAGGGGAGTGATAGCTTGAAAGAAAGAATCATAACACTTCACCACAACAGCGGGAAAAAACAGTTTAAGTTACTCAAGCATATAGAGAAACTTCTTGGAAGTACTTTGGTTTCAACTGAAAATGACAGCGGTTTTTTGGAGGAAGTTGTAGATACTGTTACCACTGACAGTTTCACTATCAGTCCCGTGTTCTTTCCCGGCGGAGATATTGGGAAACTTTCCGTGTGCGGTAGCATAAACGATCTTGTAATGACAGGAGCTAAACCAAAATATATTACCCTTTCAGTTGTTCTCGAAGAAGGATTTGAATTTTCCAGGCTGGATAAAATAATAGATTCCATTCGCAAAGAACTCGATGAAAATGGTGTGAAAATCATCGCCGGTGACACAAAGGTAATGGAGCATGGAGCGCTCGATAAAATAGTGATCAACACAACGTGCCTGGGAGAGGTTTTATACGAAAAGCTTTGTGTCAAAAGGATAGAAACAAACGATTTGATAATTATTACAGGCCCAATTGGTTTGCATGGGGCCGCTATAATGGCTGAAAGAAAGGGATTTCAAATAGATTTTCAATCTGATTGCCGGGTACTTACAAAGCTTTTAGCTGTTATAAAAGGGTTGCGTGTTCATGCTATGAGAGATCCGACAAGAGGTGGCCTTGCCCAGATACTCAACGAATTCTCTCACTCGACAAAAAGAAATTTTGCTATCTATGAAGATAAACTGCCGATACCGGGGGGGGTAAAAACCGTTTCAGAGATACTGGGTATCGATCCTCTATACCTCGCATGTGAAGGAACAGCAGTGATTATCTGCCACCCTGAAGATGCTCAAGATTTGTTAGAAAGACTTAAAAACGCAGGTTTTGACCCCTCAACGATAGGATTTGTTGGCGGCATAATTGAGAGACCTTTACTCATCTTGAAAACCCGGAATGGTGCTAAACGTGTGTTACCGATGCTTGTTGAAGAACTCACACCGAGGATCTGTTGA
- the hypD gene encoding hydrogenase formation protein HypD translates to MKLVEAKKYRVMEICGTHTHALMRYGLKELYSERLELVCGPGCPVCVTSQSDIDRILYLCDLGMRIYTFGDLMKVPGKNGNLRERKALGACVREVYNPLWIVDDMKKDPARGAVFVAIGFETTAPLIASLIEEIERERIENLYVYLLLKLIPPAMEALLEDEENKLDGFICPGHVSTIIGERPYIKLAEKVKKPFVIAGFTREELTVALEKMSEMLEKSAYGVVNVYASAVKPEGNLDAREKIKNFFEVTDTLWRGLGTIPNSGLKLREKYRRFDVMAHFQMENVSSEDPCPCGEVLTGKIKPEECQLFGTLCLPETPVGPCMVSSEGACHASFLYGRKGE, encoded by the coding sequence ATGAAGCTCGTGGAAGCTAAGAAGTACAGAGTTATGGAAATTTGCGGGACTCACACTCACGCCCTCATGAGGTATGGGTTAAAAGAGCTTTACTCAGAGAGACTCGAGCTTGTTTGTGGTCCGGGATGTCCTGTATGTGTCACTTCACAATCCGATATAGACAGGATACTTTACCTTTGTGATCTAGGAATGAGAATCTACACTTTCGGTGATCTTATGAAGGTTCCGGGAAAAAATGGGAATTTAAGGGAGAGAAAAGCTCTTGGTGCTTGCGTGAGAGAGGTGTACAACCCGTTATGGATTGTGGATGATATGAAGAAAGATCCAGCCAGAGGCGCTGTTTTTGTTGCTATTGGTTTTGAAACCACAGCTCCTCTTATAGCGTCGCTGATTGAAGAAATCGAGAGAGAAAGAATAGAAAACCTTTACGTATATCTATTGCTCAAACTTATACCGCCGGCGATGGAGGCTCTTCTCGAAGATGAAGAAAACAAACTCGATGGTTTCATCTGCCCGGGTCATGTTAGCACAATAATAGGTGAGCGACCTTACATAAAGCTGGCAGAGAAAGTAAAAAAACCATTTGTTATAGCCGGGTTCACACGAGAAGAACTAACCGTTGCGTTGGAAAAGATGTCCGAAATGCTTGAGAAGAGTGCTTATGGGGTTGTTAATGTTTATGCTTCTGCTGTGAAACCAGAAGGAAATCTCGACGCGCGAGAGAAAATTAAGAATTTTTTTGAGGTTACAGATACCCTTTGGAGAGGATTGGGCACTATCCCCAATTCAGGATTGAAACTCAGAGAAAAATACCGAAGATTCGACGTTATGGCGCATTTTCAAATGGAAAACGTAAGTTCAGAAGATCCATGTCCCTGCGGTGAAGTTCTTACCGGCAAGATAAAACCTGAAGAATGCCAGCTCTTTGGTACTCTCTGTTTACCGGAAACGCCCGTTGGTCCATGCATGGTTTCATCAGAAGGGGCCTGTCATGCGAGTTTTCTGTATGGAAGAAAAGGGGAGTGA
- a CDS encoding HypC/HybG/HupF family hydrogenase formation chaperone, producing MMCLAIPLKVIKIKDNKALVGREGIKLEVDIRLVPDVSPGDFVLVHAGFAIQTIDTEAARKILEIAERIDEARGS from the coding sequence ATGATGTGCTTGGCAATACCCTTGAAGGTTATCAAAATCAAAGATAATAAAGCCCTTGTAGGACGGGAAGGAATAAAACTTGAGGTTGACATAAGACTTGTCCCGGACGTTTCTCCGGGTGATTTTGTACTCGTTCACGCCGGGTTTGCTATACAAACAATCGACACTGAAGCAGCAAGGAAAATATTAGAAATTGCTGAAAGGATAGATGAAGCTCGTGGAAGCTAA
- the hypF gene encoding carbamoyltransferase HypF — MFEIMINGIVQGVGFRPFVATLAEDLGLHGYVENCESGVRIVLDCDETKLREFIEILNERKPMPAKIRELSFSKKAVKTNKIRGFRIINSKKTGKINTSIPPDIAMCDKCIGEMFSKGNRRYLYPFTNCARCGPRFSIAYVLPYDRDKTSMDDFSMCHDCNTEYTNLRDWRYHAQTNCCEDCGPKYWIVEIIKNEIVSHFSGEEAVKQAIGIIRAGGTVAIKGIGGIHLVCKPDPDAIKKLRNLKDRPRKPFAIMAKDLETVKKFAYVGEVEERLLLSPARPIVLLRKRGDIFYDVSPGFHTIGVMLPYTGIHYLLLEDFFVLVMTSGNISGEMLCADNFEALTKLSKLSDGLLLHDRKIVNRCDDSVIKVLAGKPVFVRKSRGFIPEVIKIPLRNRKHPEILATGADLKSSFGFFREESFYGSQYLGDLSYYINQVQYQKMLKRFEKLFDLHARVVVTDLHPDYFSKTLGEEYAENRDCEIYSCQHHVAHIYSVMAEKALKKCIGVAFDGTGYGFDGKIWGGEFFSIDNSKCMRFAHLRYIPMPSGELAIEKPELMAYAYLIDSGVDLKDEKAHLLYENAPVKTSSAGRLFDAAAAVLDVCKENTFEGEAPMKLESVAKRHSESFSWVLDKSALPWQIDFRKMIRELYSEKDKNSISELASKFHRTLAEAISVVCGEIKKLTGEKNVCLSGGVFQNKLLLEVAVALLEKKGFNVWFNEKVSPNDEGIAFGQIYWHVIGSDG, encoded by the coding sequence GTGTTTGAAATAATGATCAACGGTATCGTTCAAGGCGTTGGTTTTAGGCCTTTCGTGGCAACCCTGGCTGAAGACCTCGGGTTACACGGTTATGTGGAGAACTGCGAAAGTGGCGTAAGAATCGTTCTTGATTGCGATGAAACGAAGTTGAGAGAATTCATCGAAATTTTGAATGAAAGAAAGCCAATGCCAGCGAAAATTAGAGAGCTGTCCTTTTCAAAAAAAGCTGTGAAAACAAACAAGATTAGGGGTTTCAGAATAATCAACAGTAAGAAGACGGGAAAAATCAACACATCGATACCACCGGACATAGCCATGTGCGACAAATGCATTGGTGAGATGTTTTCAAAAGGGAACAGAAGATATCTTTATCCCTTTACCAACTGTGCCCGATGTGGACCACGTTTTTCAATAGCTTATGTGCTGCCTTACGACAGAGACAAAACATCAATGGATGACTTTTCCATGTGCCATGACTGTAATACCGAATACACAAACCTGAGAGATTGGCGATACCACGCTCAAACCAATTGTTGCGAAGATTGTGGACCAAAATACTGGATCGTAGAAATTATCAAAAACGAGATTGTAAGCCACTTTTCAGGTGAAGAAGCTGTTAAGCAGGCGATAGGCATAATACGTGCCGGTGGCACCGTGGCTATAAAAGGAATAGGAGGGATTCACCTCGTTTGTAAACCAGACCCGGATGCTATCAAAAAACTGCGGAATTTGAAAGACAGACCCAGGAAACCCTTTGCGATTATGGCAAAAGATCTGGAGACAGTTAAAAAATTTGCATATGTTGGGGAGGTCGAGGAAAGGCTGCTTCTTTCTCCTGCAAGGCCAATCGTTCTTTTAAGAAAGCGTGGAGACATTTTCTACGATGTTTCGCCGGGATTTCATACCATAGGAGTGATGCTTCCCTATACCGGTATCCATTACCTTCTTCTGGAAGATTTTTTTGTGCTGGTGATGACGAGCGGAAATATATCCGGAGAGATGCTGTGTGCCGATAATTTTGAGGCTCTTACAAAACTTTCGAAACTAAGTGATGGTCTTTTGCTGCATGACAGAAAAATTGTAAACAGATGCGACGATTCCGTTATTAAGGTTTTAGCAGGAAAGCCGGTTTTTGTAAGAAAATCCCGTGGTTTTATTCCGGAGGTCATAAAGATACCGTTAAGAAACAGAAAGCACCCGGAAATTCTCGCCACAGGAGCGGACCTAAAATCCAGTTTCGGTTTTTTCAGAGAAGAGAGTTTTTATGGGAGCCAGTATCTTGGGGATCTTTCGTATTACATAAATCAGGTGCAGTATCAAAAAATGCTAAAGCGCTTCGAAAAGCTTTTCGATTTACACGCTAGGGTTGTAGTTACCGATCTTCATCCAGATTACTTTTCGAAAACGCTTGGTGAAGAATACGCTGAAAACAGGGATTGTGAAATATATTCCTGTCAACACCATGTTGCCCATATTTACAGCGTTATGGCTGAGAAAGCATTAAAGAAATGTATAGGTGTTGCTTTTGACGGTACCGGATACGGATTTGATGGGAAAATCTGGGGAGGAGAGTTTTTCTCTATTGATAATTCGAAATGTATGAGATTTGCACATTTACGTTACATCCCAATGCCCTCAGGAGAGCTGGCTATTGAAAAACCGGAGCTCATGGCTTATGCTTACCTCATTGATTCCGGGGTGGATCTGAAAGATGAAAAAGCTCACCTGTTGTATGAAAACGCTCCCGTGAAGACTTCTTCAGCTGGAAGGTTGTTCGATGCTGCCGCTGCTGTACTCGATGTTTGCAAAGAGAATACCTTTGAAGGGGAAGCCCCAATGAAGCTGGAATCTGTTGCCAAAAGGCATTCTGAATCATTTTCCTGGGTATTGGATAAATCTGCCTTACCATGGCAAATTGACTTTCGGAAAATGATAAGGGAACTTTATAGCGAAAAAGATAAAAATTCAATCTCAGAACTCGCTTCGAAATTCCATCGAACGCTCGCCGAAGCTATTTCTGTTGTGTGTGGAGAAATAAAGAAACTTACAGGAGAAAAGAACGTATGCCTTTCTGGAGGTGTTTTTCAAAACAAACTTTTGCTTGAGGTGGCCGTTGCCCTGTTAGAGAAAAAAGGTTTTAATGTTTGGTTTAATGAAAAAGTCTCTCCAAACGATGAGGGAATAGCGTTTGGGCAGATCTACTGGCATGTGATTGGAAGTGATGGATGA
- a CDS encoding hydrogenase maturation protease, giving the protein MKLRKRQVLFVGLGNPLRSDDTAGLLIIDRILEFPLSENWKAVKCYQTPENYLDALSKGKHDVIVFIDTVQGIEENYRIYEKEEIRDFSFSTHSFGLASIIDFLNRKKRFEIYLVGLRPAVLSLGTTLSLEMKRIIETIVKGFERECRK; this is encoded by the coding sequence TTGAAGTTGAGAAAGCGCCAGGTGCTTTTCGTGGGGCTTGGAAATCCGTTGAGGTCAGATGATACAGCTGGTTTATTAATCATAGATAGAATTTTGGAGTTTCCACTTTCTGAAAACTGGAAAGCTGTTAAATGTTATCAAACACCGGAAAATTACCTCGATGCGCTTTCAAAAGGGAAACATGACGTTATCGTTTTCATTGACACGGTTCAAGGGATAGAGGAAAATTACCGGATTTATGAAAAAGAAGAGATACGTGATTTTTCCTTTTCCACTCATAGTTTTGGATTGGCTTCTATTATCGACTTTTTGAATAGGAAGAAGAGATTTGAAATTTACCTGGTTGGATTAAGGCCCGCCGTCCTTTCTCTTGGCACGACCCTTTCTCTGGAAATGAAAAGGATTATCGAGACCATTGTGAAAGGATTTGAAAGAGAATGCAGGAAATAG
- a CDS encoding 4Fe-4S binding protein, giving the protein MMTPKIREIKEAISNIFSKRFTTKFPFEVYEPVETYRGKPLFNPEKCVGCGACVQVCPAKAIDMVDDLVEKVRVLTVKYTDCIYCGQCQEKCIVEDGIVQTTDFTTATFDRSEERNYNCIEKELVFCERCGAIITTVDHLKWLIKRLGAYTYGNPNLVLIKLTDLGYSFPEMRPREIIRREELFKLLCPKCRHLVVVEDAFK; this is encoded by the coding sequence ATGATGACTCCGAAAATTAGAGAGATAAAGGAAGCTATTTCCAACATCTTTTCTAAAAGGTTTACAACGAAGTTCCCCTTTGAAGTTTATGAACCTGTCGAAACTTACAGGGGAAAGCCTCTCTTCAACCCCGAAAAATGTGTCGGATGCGGTGCATGTGTCCAGGTTTGCCCTGCGAAAGCGATAGACATGGTGGATGACCTGGTTGAAAAGGTAAGGGTCTTAACTGTGAAGTATACCGATTGCATATATTGCGGACAATGCCAGGAAAAGTGCATTGTTGAAGATGGAATCGTTCAAACTACAGATTTTACGACCGCAACCTTTGATAGATCAGAAGAAAGAAATTACAACTGTATTGAAAAAGAACTCGTCTTCTGTGAGAGATGTGGGGCAATTATCACAACTGTTGATCATCTTAAATGGCTTATAAAAAGACTTGGGGCTTACACCTATGGTAATCCAAATCTTGTCCTGATAAAACTAACAGATCTGGGATATTCCTTTCCTGAAATGCGACCAAGAGAGATCATCAGGAGAGAAGAACTCTTTAAACTTCTTTGCCCGAAATGCCGGCATCTTGTCGTTGTTGAAGATGCGTTTAAGTAA
- the mnhG gene encoding monovalent cation/H(+) antiporter subunit G, giving the protein MIRTVIGYMLICFGLAFDFFGALGLLRLPDVFNRLQAATKCVTFGSAGILVGVFVLEGFSAGGMKALICMVFILLTSPVAAHAISRAAYRSGVKPFKGTVVDMYGESLKESENNDDSEN; this is encoded by the coding sequence ATGATTAGAACGGTTATAGGATACATGTTGATCTGTTTTGGCCTTGCCTTCGATTTTTTTGGGGCACTGGGATTGCTCAGATTGCCGGATGTTTTCAACAGATTACAGGCAGCGACGAAATGTGTCACCTTTGGTTCGGCTGGAATATTGGTGGGGGTTTTTGTACTGGAAGGATTTAGCGCTGGAGGCATGAAAGCGTTGATATGTATGGTATTCATATTACTTACATCACCGGTTGCGGCCCATGCAATTTCAAGAGCTGCTTACAGGAGCGGTGTGAAGCCTTTTAAAGGTACTGTTGTAGATATGTACGGTGAAAGTCTGAAGGAGAGTGAAAATAATGATGACTCCGAAAATTAG
- a CDS encoding monovalent cation/H+ antiporter complex subunit F, with protein sequence MKILKWLIGLVVIIAFFIGNFFLVDLAFVARLINILLACTLMTILRVIFGPSAADRIVAVDIFGILIVGLLALLYVFTTASFFIDIAMAWALQSFIVSLALAKFLEGRALDD encoded by the coding sequence ATGAAAATATTGAAATGGCTGATTGGCCTTGTGGTAATCATCGCTTTTTTTATAGGTAATTTCTTCCTGGTTGATCTTGCTTTCGTGGCCAGATTGATCAATATACTCCTCGCCTGTACGCTAATGACAATCTTAAGAGTGATCTTTGGACCTTCAGCAGCAGATAGAATCGTGGCTGTGGATATATTTGGCATATTAATCGTCGGGCTTTTAGCTCTTTTATACGTCTTTACCACGGCATCTTTCTTCATAGACATCGCGATGGCATGGGCGCTCCAAAGCTTTATAGTATCTCTGGCTCTGGCTAAATTCCTTGAAGGGAGGGCTCTTGATGATTAG
- a CDS encoding Na+/H+ antiporter subunit E, whose translation MKLSTKSKITVFTLSFFVWILITAITDVQEIIAGLVVALFVSLVAGKILFKSGRSIIASKAPYFLLYLLVLFWEMLKANLNVVMIVVNPYLPIKPGFIRIKSKLKEDASLTVLANSITLTPGTLTVDIDKDEGFLYIHWINVKAFEVDKCTELIGDRFESILRRFMR comes from the coding sequence ATGAAACTTTCCACGAAAAGTAAAATTACGGTTTTTACATTATCCTTTTTTGTCTGGATACTTATAACAGCTATCACAGATGTTCAGGAGATTATTGCCGGTCTGGTAGTTGCTCTTTTCGTTTCCCTTGTAGCGGGGAAAATCCTTTTTAAAAGCGGGAGAAGCATTATTGCCAGCAAGGCGCCCTATTTTTTGCTCTATTTATTGGTTCTCTTCTGGGAGATGCTGAAGGCAAATCTCAACGTAGTCATGATTGTTGTAAATCCGTATCTTCCCATAAAACCGGGATTCATCAGAATAAAGAGCAAGTTGAAAGAAGACGCTTCTTTAACTGTTCTCGCTAACTCTATAACCCTTACCCCCGGAACATTGACCGTGGATATTGACAAAGATGAAGGTTTTCTTTACATACACTGGATTAACGTTAAAGCTTTTGAAGTGGATAAATGTACTGAACTCATAGGTGATAGATTCGAGTCAATCCTGAGGAGGTTTATGCGATGA
- a CDS encoding complex I subunit 5 family protein produces MIIPYLVIIPLAAGFLIVLLGRKNKVLPELIALTATFSLLAISLLLFPMIESEGGAILYELSGWKIPYTISFVIDYLSAFLVTMVSALAVLSTIYSVGYMRKFSGIWNYYALLMLMITGLNGVAITGDLFNLFVFMEIALIATYALVAFHGEAEHYEAAFKYAIMSSLSSSLVLFGIGCVYSMTSSLTLMQISNKMIGVGETNLVYALFLTGFGLKAAMFPFHSWLPDAHPSAPSPVSAMLSGVLIKVLGAYTLIRVFYMVFGVSELVKELFLIFGTLSMVIGALVAVMQKDIKRMLGFSSVSQMGYIIFALGIGTPLGVLGAIYHMLNHAVLKGLLFMDAGAVELIEGTRDMEEMKGVSDRTTYVTSLMASLGISGVPPFGGFFSKLIIITAAIYTGKFIYAIIALAVSVITLGYYLGMLKKAFRKRNKEVNDKGSLPASLKIPMIILAVLTLATALFYVPVVRENILEKVVSCITDRTAYIALFTAGGGR; encoded by the coding sequence GTGATAATACCTTATCTGGTTATCATACCTTTGGCTGCAGGTTTCTTGATTGTTCTATTAGGGAGGAAGAATAAGGTTCTGCCAGAACTGATTGCTTTGACGGCCACTTTCTCTCTTTTAGCGATTTCTCTCCTGCTCTTTCCTATGATTGAAAGCGAAGGAGGAGCGATTCTTTACGAACTTTCCGGATGGAAAATACCGTATACCATATCCTTTGTAATCGATTATTTATCAGCCTTTTTGGTTACCATGGTCTCCGCGTTGGCTGTACTGAGTACGATTTATTCCGTCGGATATATGAGAAAATTTTCTGGTATATGGAACTACTACGCGCTTTTAATGCTGATGATTACCGGCCTTAACGGTGTGGCGATTACCGGTGACCTCTTCAACCTCTTTGTCTTTATGGAGATCGCGCTTATAGCTACTTACGCTCTTGTAGCTTTTCATGGTGAGGCGGAACATTATGAAGCGGCCTTCAAGTACGCGATCATGAGTTCGTTATCCTCAAGCCTTGTGCTCTTTGGGATAGGTTGCGTGTACAGTATGACCTCGTCTTTGACCCTGATGCAGATTTCAAATAAGATGATTGGGGTAGGTGAGACTAACCTTGTTTACGCTCTATTCCTGACGGGGTTTGGATTGAAAGCGGCGATGTTTCCATTTCATTCGTGGTTACCAGATGCACATCCTTCAGCTCCATCACCTGTATCGGCTATGCTTTCCGGGGTACTGATAAAAGTTCTGGGAGCTTACACACTCATTAGGGTTTTCTACATGGTATTCGGGGTTTCAGAACTGGTGAAGGAATTGTTTCTTATATTTGGGACGCTTTCCATGGTAATAGGCGCTCTTGTAGCTGTTATGCAGAAAGATATCAAGAGAATGCTGGGTTTCAGCAGTGTCAGCCAGATGGGATACATCATCTTCGCTCTCGGTATTGGAACACCCCTTGGGGTGCTTGGTGCGATTTATCACATGTTGAACCATGCTGTACTGAAAGGATTGCTTTTCATGGATGCTGGAGCAGTGGAACTGATTGAAGGCACGAGAGATATGGAAGAGATGAAAGGTGTAAGTGACAGAACCACTTACGTAACATCTCTTATGGCTTCTTTAGGAATTTCCGGTGTACCTCCTTTCGGTGGATTCTTCAGCAAGCTGATTATAATTACCGCCGCAATATATACCGGAAAATTTATCTATGCGATTATTGCCCTCGCGGTAAGCGTGATAACTCTTGGATATTATCTTGGAATGCTCAAGAAGGCTTTCAGAAAGAGGAATAAAGAGGTTAACGATAAAGGATCTCTACCCGCATCACTGAAGATTCCCATGATAATCCTTGCGGTTCTCACACTTGCAACCGCTTTGTTTTACGTTCCTGTTGTACGGGAAAACATTCTGGAAAAGGTTGTTTCCTGTATAACGGACAGAACGGCCTACATCGCTTTGTTTACGGCAGGTGGTGGACGATGA
- a CDS encoding sodium:proton antiporter, which translates to MNLYILCFALFLVGLYGMLVKRNIVKVILGFGIMGYATNLFLILIAYREGARFPIFLPGEEHELILMVDPLPQALVLTSIVIELGVTALLITLAINIHRKYGTFDLRKIRRLRE; encoded by the coding sequence ATGAATCTCTACATACTTTGTTTTGCGCTCTTTCTTGTTGGATTGTATGGAATGCTCGTAAAGAGAAATATCGTGAAAGTAATTCTTGGGTTCGGTATTATGGGTTACGCTACAAATCTTTTCCTGATACTTATTGCGTACAGAGAAGGTGCGAGATTTCCTATATTTCTTCCCGGAGAAGAGCACGAACTAATACTGATGGTCGATCCACTGCCGCAGGCGCTGGTTCTGACGTCTATTGTTATCGAGCTCGGTGTGACCGCATTGTTGATAACGCTGGCTATAAATATTCATCGTAAATACGGAACATTTGACCTGAGGAAGATAAGGAGGCTCAGGGAGTGA